The Mesorhizobium sp. AR02 region AAGCGCGGCACAAGGTGCATGGAGAGCGTGCAACGCGGTATAGGCAGCCTCCCAGGCCTCCGGGCGGCCGGTGCGCAGGAAGCGGACGAGCCATGGGAGGTTTCGGGCTAGTTCACGCGGTGCGAGGCGCACCGGGCCGTTCTTATCGGCGAGCCAAAGCAGCGCACGCCACATGACACCGGGATGAGCCATGGGGAAAGACGATCCCGCATTGTATTGGGCGCCGTTGCCCCAAGAGCAGCCATGGCCGATGAGACCCTCCTCGATCAAGGTGACGCGGTGTCCTTCCCGCGCCAGCAAGAGGGCGCAGCTCACGCCGATCAGGCCCCCGCCGATGATGGCAATGGAGCGCGGCTCAGTCATGGCAACGATTTTGCCGACGAACTGCTGGGCCTGAGCCTGGCCAGCGAGTACACCCGAGCGCGTCGCTCCACCGCTGTCCAGAACGTCGCCCCGGCTGACCAGTGACAGCGGCCCCGCGCCCCATCCTCAGCCATGATCCTGCTGGCCAAATGCCTGGCGCCGGTTATTACGTGGACGGGGCATCGCTCCGCTTGGGCGTCGATCTCCTGGATGAGGTTGAATGGCGTGTGGCTCGGCCTCACGTCTTGGCCTGACGACGGGCGAGACCGCCATGATGCTGCGATCGCTCTTGGATTTCCGTCTGCAAGTGGCAGGAGCGGGCAACTGCCATCGCGGCCAAGCTGGCTCAGCGTCTGTTCCATGACCGCGTGATAGACGTCCGACTCGAAGACGGTAAAAGGGGAAGAAACCGCATTTATCCTGTGATGCATTGCAGTATCAGCCGATGATTGGATTATATTAATCTCTTAATGAACTATATCATTCTCCGGAGTCAGCGCAAGGCGAAACTTGCAGTTGAGCCCGAGAGCGAGACGAGACGGTGATTGAACACGCGTCGTCACCGAGTTCATCTATGCGCCCCACCCGGGGTCGCGCGAGCTCGGGTCAAGCGGCGCTGTTTGGTGTTGCCGGATCATCATGGCAATAACTCGGGTGGAGACGCTTTGCTACGTCGTTAACCTGATCTACGCTTCTGAAGGTGATGGGGTGGGCCATGAACTCTCCACAAACCCCAGTGTCCGCAAGATCAGCTTCGCTGGCTCAACCGAGGTTGGACGGCTGCTCATGCGCCAGTGCGCGGACCAGATATCAAGAAGGTCAGCCTCGAGTCAGCTTGCGAGCGAGGCAACCTGATGGCCGCGCTTCGCCCGTTTAGGGACGAAGAACGCATGTGTCGTGTTGCCATCTCACGTAATTTTTTGACAGCGTCGACCTTGCTGTTCCGGCCATGATGTGCGGCGCCGGACTGATGCACACGCGGATTGACGCTGTGACCAGCTTCTGGGGGCGCTTAAAGCGAGCAATGTCGCCGATCGCCCCATTAGCCTCGCTGCCACGGCCAAGTTGACACCGGTAACGGTGAGCAGACGCCTGATCGCTGGAGTTCGCGCACATACCACTCGATAGCGAACCGCTCATCGTCGTGCACTGGCTGGCGCGCTCGCGGACGTTGCACAGATCGGCGTGCGGACACTTCGGGATCAGGTGCCTAACACGAGCTCTCGACTCCATCGTGTGGATCGGCCGGACCGCACCTTCGTGCTCCCCGGTGCCTCCGTCCCGGATGGTCGCGCTATACGCACCATACGCCGCGATCCTGGAAACCGCAGCCGGATATCGGCACCGAGAACCCTCATACCGGTTTCGACCTCAATCGAGGCACTAAACTCGAAACTTCCACGGGCTGTCAGGGCCAGGGGCTATTTCCCCAGCGACGACGCGGCGACCAAGCTGCTCTATGTGATACTTGAACCGATCCGAGCCGCTCGCCGGCACAGAGATTCTCGCTCCGGAGCGTTCCACGAAAACTCGCATCAGTTTACTTTCTGGGTTGGGTGCTATGATGAGGCTTTGGGAAACAAACCTATCCCACATGCCTCAGCTTGGCACCTCGGATTCAGAGAATTGCACACACTGGCGAACTGCTCGGCTCCCCATCATGTGAATCGAATGGTGGTCGCCGATCGCAAGATGATCCGCTACCAGTCCCGTTGTTAAACCCCGTCGCCATTCCTGAGAAAACGCCGGGCAAACGACACCTACCTGTCGTGTTTGTCGAATCCACGACACATTGTTTTCGGCCTGGCTGCCTGTTGCACCCCGGGTCAAGTCATTGAACAAAACTCAGAAAAATATTTCTAAGGCTCCCTCGGCGCAATTGGCATGATTTTTGAGAAGTCCTCTTCGTGAAACGCGACGCGAGGCGGCAGTTCGCCTGGAGGATTCAAATGGTCAGTGATAGCCAGAGCTTCTCGTTGCCCCGCAACAACCAGTTGCCGCGAGGGCAAGCCCTCCGGGTCGATCGCCCATTTTAGGGGCTGCATGATAGCGAGTACATGATCACAATCGGCCCTATCGAACGCTCCCTTAGCCCCGCACCCGTTCCGGTGGGTCTCCCAAGTCAATATTCAAATATTCAAATGAGGAAGCAACGATGATTGCCCAAAGTGCACCAGATGGCGGGGACGAATTTGCGATCTTCAACCATTGTCGCACTGCACTTAAATGTAAGATTGCGCCGAGTTACCGCGACCACTGCACCTAATCATGAGATTCAGGGCCCCTGAGTCTCAATTCACCTGCAGTGCTGAGAGTACAGGCCTGCCCCGATTGCAGCGAATCGCGTGTAGTGGGCGCCAAGCGTTTGACGCTTGAGTTCTGAGACTAACGTGGGCCCTGCTCGATAGACGATTGAGATACCAGCGAGCAGCGCCATGCGAAGTCCGATAGGCAAGATGGGTCTTGCAATCCTAGGTCTTGGGAGACCCCGTTCGGCTACAAGCTCATCGAAACCTTGAACGACGGCGCCAAGGATGGTGGAGTTGCGTATCGATGCCTGATGATGGGAGGGCTTTGGGCATCGTCTGATGAGCAGTAATCGAGCGATATCGATTGGCGATACCCCACCGACAGATGCTCCCCTCAGCGACTCATCGATGAGCTCCTCGCCATGGACGGCATCTACCCAAAGATTCTCGAACGGCGATAAGGTGCTTGTGAAGGCAGATGCTCCCTCCTTCTTATCTTGCTGCCGTTGCCTGCAAACGGGACAGGTTATTCGCCAACCCTCGATCCAGCTTCGCTGTACCGCAGTTGCGGCTCCTCGCAAGCTGTTTTGCTCGGAGCATGCGATGCAGCATTGAATGGCGCGTGGCGCGACGAGCCGCGCTGCCGATTGTGGGAACCCAGACGTGGTCATTGCCAAGATTGTCGAAGATTGGGATCGAAACAGCCTCGCAATGTGAACGGCGGCGGTTGGCCTAAGGTTTGTATCGGCTTGCCACAAAGATGTTGCCTCCGGAATGGCATGGCGAAGCATCGTGAGCGGTGGGACGCCATAGAAATCGGCATGGCGCGTGATCCACGACGACAGGAGCTCATCTGGGACGGGTTTGAGAATGACTGAAAGCGGCCTTGTGCCGCTAAGCTCTCGGATCATGCGTACGCTGTTTCGGCGCTAACTGGCGGGCGCCAACTTTCCACTGCTTCATCGGTTATATGCTCTAAGCCGCTCTCGATCGACTCGGCTGCCAGGCTCGTGACCGCCTGGAAAATGTTTGCAGTGATGCCGCCGCTGATCTGCAGAATTCGGCGTAGAGATTTCGGCGTCAGCACCGTCGGTCGGCGCAGCGGCATATTCCGCAAAATGGACGAAACTAGTGCTTCGAACAGTTCGTTGGCCGCCCACCTATTCAAGGTCAGTTCGCCGAATCGGCGGGCAAGCTGCACGTCGCCACTTATCGCTTCGCGCGCTTCGACTACGCCGAAGCAAACGAGGGAGATCTGAAGCCGATTGCTGAGAAATCGCTGCGTGTTCAGCACGACCCGCTGTTCGCGGTACGAGCCGGCGAGAATGTTATGTACTTCATCGATCACAAGAACGTGGACGCCGACCGTTTTCAGAAGCCGCAACGCCGCTTGCTCCATCTGCACGATGTCGGCTCGGGGTGCCTGTGGCGCGCCAAGTGCAGCCAGGATCCCGGCATATAAACGGCGCTCACCTGGCTTCCCGGTCATCTCGATTGCCAGGACCGGTATCGCCTGTACGCCGGTCGTCGGATCAAAACGGGACGGGTTGTTGTCGCAGAATTTTTCCAGGATCATAGTCTTGCCCATACCACTGTCGCCGTAGATGGCCACCGAGGGCATGCGCGTGCCGCGAGGATGGTCGACCAGCAGGTTGAGACGATCGAGCGCCTGCTTGGCGCGCGGATAAAAAATCCAGCGGCGAGCCTGAATTGCGCGAACTCGCACAATATCAGGCTCGCCTAGGAGGTCTTTGGCCGCCTGCGTCAGGTGGACGTTATCCGTGCTCAA contains the following coding sequences:
- a CDS encoding TniQ family protein; this translates as MIRELSGTRPLSVILKPVPDELLSSWITRHADFYGVPPLTMLRHAIPEATSLWQADTNLRPTAAVHIARLFRSQSSTILAMTTSGFPQSAARLVAPRAIQCCIACSEQNSLRGAATAVQRSWIEGWRITCPVCRQRQQDKKEGASAFTSTLSPFENLWVDAVHGEELIDESLRGASVGGVSPIDIARLLLIRRCPKPSHHQASIRNSTILGAVVQGFDELVAERGLPRPRIARPILPIGLRMALLAGISIVYRAGPTLVSELKRQTLGAHYTRFAAIGAGLYSQHCR
- a CDS encoding TniB family NTP-binding protein, encoding MSTDNVHLTQAAKDLLGEPDIVRVRAIQARRWIFYPRAKQALDRLNLLVDHPRGTRMPSVAIYGDSGMGKTMILEKFCDNNPSRFDPTTGVQAIPVLAIEMTGKPGERRLYAGILAALGAPQAPRADIVQMEQAALRLLKTVGVHVLVIDEVHNILAGSYREQRVVLNTQRFLSNRLQISLVCFGVVEAREAISGDVQLARRFGELTLNRWAANELFEALVSSILRNMPLRRPTVLTPKSLRRILQISGGITANIFQAVTSLAAESIESGLEHITDEAVESWRPPVSAETAYA